In Salvelinus namaycush isolate Seneca unplaced genomic scaffold, SaNama_1.0 Scaffold878, whole genome shotgun sequence, the sequence ATAAATTGTCAGTAGTTATCAGAGATATTCTGATATAAATTGTCAGTGGTTATCAGAGATATTCTGATATAAATTGTCAGTAGTTATCAGAGATATTCTGGTGTAAAGTGTCAGTAGTTATCAGAAATATTCTGATATAAATTGTCAGTAGTTATCAGAGATATTCTGATATAAATTGTCAGTAGTTATCAGAGATATTCTAGTGTAAAGTGTCAGTGGTTATCAGAGATATTCTGATATAAATGGTCAGTAGTTATCAGAGATATTCTGGTGTAAAGTGTCAGTAGTTATCAGAGATATTCTGATATAAAGTGTCAGTTGTTATCAGAGATATTCTGATATAAAGTGTCAGTGGTTATCAGAGATATTCTGGTGTAAAGTGTCAGTGGTTATCAGAGATATTCTGGTGTAAAGTGTCAGTAGTTATCAGAGATATTCTGATATAAAGTGTCAGTAGTTATTAGAGATATTCTGATATAAAGTGTCAGTAGTTATTAGAGATATTCTGGTGTAAAGTGTCAGTGGTTATCAGAGATATTCTAGTGTAAAGTGTCAGTAATTATCAGAGATATTCTACATCAGCTGCATAGTGGCTGCATCCCATTTAATAATAAGGTGGGTGCTTATACTTGTCctatttaaaatgtttattttgcaTGTCTCAACTCCCCCTCTGCCAGGATCAGCCATTATCAACGGTGACCCTGGAGCATTTAGGGTGAAGTGCAGTCGTGCAAAGTACTCAAGTAAAAATATTTAAAAGTACTACTTGTCAGCCCTCAAGGTATGTCACTTTCTAAAAACAGAAATCATCCCCGATGATGCTGCGTTTTGCTTTTGTTTCTATTTTTGATAAAGCACTTAGATTTAATTTTgttatttaagtatatttaaaactaaaTAGTTTTACTCAAATATAgctttactgggtgactttcacttaagtccttttctattaaggtatcttaactCAACTCTTTACTTTTTCTCAAGTCTGcgcaagggcacattgacagatgttTCTTCTTGTTGGCTCGAGGACTCGAGCTAGAGACCTTTGGGTTCCTGGCCccacgctctaaccgctaggctacctgccacccctccactctaaccgctaggctacctgccacccctttgAGATGCAGCCAGTGACAGCTGTGTTTACAGACTATCGCTCATGTAAACAATCAGTTAATCCTGACAGAAAgttgctaacacacacacacacacacacacacacatacacacacagacacacactgttacgcacgcctctataaagagggaacgcaactccctgctgcaactcaactctccgtgaagcgaaagaggtatggactgtaggtgcgagaaaggacgacaaaggcagaatttaccgttactaggatttatttcctacacggtaatatggggaaaaggggctggacggaaccaaaggaaagaaagtaaatatcaaagctccccctctcctatctaacctgcctacccacttaacttacaccacctggtgccctaaccaaaatacagggggtggtccgcccaggtcttacctagtgtgcctagacattgaatatactacgggtatatgtatggcctcgggcctcttgcctaagcactccctaagtgccttccccttcccccctgggaacaaatgaaacagaataattattaacaatttcacaaacactttacaacaaaactgagtaaactaactcaggccactaaagaagctttgacaaagcaacaaacacagaactctttctaatgatttctccaaaatattcaatctctctctctctaatcattTTTTCATGATCTCCcctcttctgaacagaacactggcttttatcttctggtggcaatggtgattagagtcagctaattcttgacgagggggcggggtcagctccaatcatcaattagcctggggtcgaccaatcagctgcttggggagttacaggaatttctcctgaaacacacacactcaaatacaaaccagaacacagaaactggggaacgtaacacacacacacacacacacacacacacacacacacacacacacacacacacacacacacacacacacacacacacacacacacacacatacacacacagacacacacacacacacacacacacacagacacacacagagagtagttatgatgatgatgtcatTGTTGTATAGCTGTCTGATTTCCCCAGTTGAAGGATAAGGAACATTTCAACCACATTAGCCAATAACACATGTTTCTTGTCCTTCACATGGACCCAGAGGAGCTCCATACTCTGAGTTGGCAGGAACCACCAACGTGTGGTAGATAAGGGGTTCTGACCCCTTTTGTGATTGATGCAAATTCATCAGGGACCCCCTCTTAATCAGAACATTACAGCGCATTTATGTTTAAACAaattcaacaacaaaacattGAGAACACAAGAAGTATTGAGttgaaaaatgtataattgttggAGTACTGTGGATACTAATATCtctgtgagcctcccaggcccatgtaGCTGAGGGTTAAGAACAGAATACTGTGGATACTAATATCtctgtgagcctcccaggcccatgtaGCTGAGGGTTAAGAACAGAATACTGTGGATACTaatatccctgtgagcctcccaggcccatgtaGCTGAGGGTTAAGAACAGAAtactgtggataccaatatccctgtgagcctcccaggcccatgtaGCTGAGGGTTAAGAACAGAATACTGTGGATACTAATATCtctgtgagcctcccaggcccatgtaGCTGAGGGTTAAGAACAGAATACTGTGGATACTAATATCtctgtgagcctcccaggcccatgttgcTGAGGGTTAATTAAGAACAGAATACTGTGGATACTaatatccctgtgagcctccAAGGCCCATGTAGCTGAGGGTTAAGAACAGAATACTGTGGATACTAATATCtctgtgagcctcccaggcccatgttgcTGAGGGTTAAGAACAGAATACTGTGGATACTAATATCtctgtgagcctcccaggcccatgttgcTGAGGGTTAAGAACAGAATACTGTGGATACTAATATCtctgtgagcctcccaggcccatgttgcTGAGGGTTAAGAACAGAATACTGTGGATACTAATATCTCTGTGAGCCTCCAAGGCCCATGTTGCTGAGGGTTAAGAACAGAATACTGTGGATACTAATATCtctgtgagcctcccaggcccatgttgcTGAGGGTTAAGAACAGAATACTGTGGATACTAATATCtctgtgagcctcccaggcccatgttgccCAGGGTTAAGAACAGAATACTGTGGATACTAATATCTCTGTGAGCCTCCCAGCCCCATGTTGCCCAGGGTTAAGAACAGAATACTGTGGATACTaatatccctgtgagcctcccaggcccatgttgcTGAGGGTTAAGAACAGAATACTGTGGATACTAATATCtctgtgagcctcccaggcccatgttgcTGAGGGTTAAGAACAGAATACTGTGGATACTAATATCtctgtgagcctcccaggcccatgttgcTGAGGGTTAAGAACAGAATACTGTGGATACTAATATCTCTGTGAGCCTCCCGGGCCCATGTTGCTGAGGGTTAAGAACAGAATACTGTGGATACTAATATCTCTGTGAGCCTCCCGGGCCCATGTTTCTGAGGGTTAAGAACAGAATACTGTGAATACTAATATCtctgtgagcctcccaggcccatgttgccCAGGGTTAAGAACAGAATACTGTGGATACTAATATCTCTGTGAGCCTCCCGGGCCCATGTTTCTGGGGGTTAAGAACAGAATACTGTGAATACTAATATCtctgtgagcctcccaggcccatgttgcTGAGGGTTAAGAACAGAATACTGTGGATACTAATATCtctgtgagcctcccaggcccatgttgccCAGGGTTAAGAACAGAGTACTGTGGATACTAATATCtctgtgagcctcccaggcccatgttgcTGAGGTTAAGAACATAATCTTGTAAATCAATAATATTACATTGTATTGCATTCTATTACACCCTCTAAACTGATTTCACAGATCCCTTGGCTAAAAAGAGTTTAATCTGTTGTTGATTGTAATATTCATAAACAAATGAGAAATGTATTATCTTGGGGGGAGATCGGGCCATGGATCACCTGTAGTAGATTGAGGTTTaagtgtttctctctccctctttctctctgtctccctctccctctgtttctctctctctctttctctctgtctccctctctccctctccctctgtttctctctctctctttctctctgtctacatctctccctctccctctgtttctctcgctccctctccctctgtttctctctctctccctctttctctctccctctccctctgtttctctctctatccgtctcagAGTGAACGAGTGTGTGGATGAGAAGGACACTGATACCGGGGTCACTCATGTTGACGCCATGGCAATACTGCAGGACAGTACTCCGACCCGGAGACGTTCCAGCTCAGAGATGTCCCGATCCACCTTCAGCCTGGTCCGACAACTCTCCAGTAAGAACAACTGATTCACTGAATCAAACACTGAACCAATTAACCACTTAACTAATTAATCAAATACTGAACCACTGATTCACTGAATCAAACTCTTAACCACTGAACCACTGAACCACTGAATCAAATACTGAACCACTGAATCTCTGAATCAAACTCTTAACCACTGAACCAATTAATCAAACACTGAACCCCTGAGCCAATTAACAACTAAACTACTGAATTAAACACTGAATCCACTGAACCAAGGAATTACTGAATTAAATACCGAATCACTGAACCAATTAACCACTGGATGAAACACTGAACCACTAAGAACCACTGAATCAAATAAATATTTAACTTCttcattcccctctcctctcctctctctcttttctcctctatctatattctcctctattcactccctcccctcccccaggTCTAGACGCTCGCAGGCCCAGCTCTCCGCTGGTTGATGTGAAACCCATTGAGTTCTGGGCCATGGGCCCCAGGAAGGAGGTGATCCAGCCGCTGCGTCGACACCAGCCCCCTCCGGATGACTACTTCAGGAAGTTGGAGCCACGCCTCTACTCTCTGGACTCATCCGGAGACGACGTGGACTCGCTAACGGACGAGGAGATTCTGCTACGATACCAACTGGGCATGCTCCACTTCAGCACACAGTGATGTTTTGTCTTTTATACGTTGGATTATATCTTTTATGTTTAGAATCAGAATTATAGTAATTAGCTGCTTTCCAATGAGCAGCATGTACACTTCCCCTGGTCTAGAAATAAATACAGGAAAATAAGAAAAACACtcattttattttcattcatCTGATTTGAATTTTATTCGTGTCCCTCTGATCATCccaatctcctcctctctctctctctctctctctctctctctctctctgtctctctctctctctccctccctctctctctctctctctgtttctccctctctctccctccctcccatccccctcctctcctctcaggtaTGACCTAATCAACGGCCACCTGGGCGTTAGGGTCATTGAGGCTCGCGACCTGCCTCCACCTCTGACCTGTGACGGTGCCCGCCAGGACATGGCCCACTCCAACCCATACGTCAAGATCAGCCTGCTGCCGGACCACAAGAACtctcggcaggtagcctagcggttagagaagCGGCCCTGCAACtggaaggttgctggtttgaatcccagctCTGACTGGAAAAATCTGGTGTGGAGTGAGCTGTCAACTGGAGGGTTGCTGGCATCAGTATCCTAGATTCCATTGCctgctgttgtgcccttgagcaaagcacttaaccatACCTAGAAGTATTGCTCCGGGGGTGCAGACCCATTGCTTCCAGCCTCAAGGTTGGGTTGGCAGCATAAATACACATTTCCATTCGCTGTAAGTTAATGGATTCCCATCACCTTGGgatcccgagtggcacagcggtctaaggcactgcatctcagtgctagaggcgtcactacagacactctggttcaaatccaggctgtatcacaaccagccgtgagtggaagtcccatagggcgtgcacacaattggcccagtgttgtctggccttggccggtgtaggccgtcattgtaaataagtatttgttcttaactgacttgcctggttaaatgaaCAATAAAGTTTTTTCTTCTTCAGACAGGGGTGAAGAGGAAGACACAGAACCCGGTGTTCGAGGAGCGGTTCACCTTTGACCTTCTGTTCTTGGAGGCCCAGCGCCGCACCCTGCTGCTGTCTCTGGTCGACTTCGACAAGTTCTCACGACACTGTGTCATCGGCAAGGTGAGcatacacaaccacacaaacaaaacacacacacgagcacacacacactcatacacaaccacacaagcacacacacaccaatcctGTGAGTACCAGGGGTATCAAAAtgtggtgtggtttgatgtgaaCACAAATTAAAATCAGGCTATAAGTGTGCCTAACGACAATCGCCAAATGTCATTAGACTTTTGGGTGTTTTAATAGCCTTTTTCCCATTCATCAAATGCACTGTTTcagatgctggaattattttagAGTGGATGAACGTGCGCGGGTATTGTAATGTGCGCGGGTATTGTAACGTGCGCGGGTATTGTAACGTGCGCGGGTATTGTAACGTGAGCGGGTATTGTAACGTGCGCGGGTATTGTAACGTGCGCGGGTATTGTAACGTGAGTGGGTATTGTAACGTGCGCGGGTATTGTAACGTGCGCGGGTATTGTAACGTGAGTGGGTATTGTAACGTGCGCGGGTATTGTAACGTGCGCGGGTATTGTAACGTGCGCGGGTATTGTAACGTGCGCGGGTATTGTAACGTGAGCGGGTATTATAACGTGCGCGGGTATTGTAACGTGCGCGGGTATTGTAACGTGAGCGGGTATTGTAACGTGCGCGGGTATTGTAACGTGAGCGGGTATTGTAACGTGAGCGGGTATTGTAACGTGCGCGGGTATTGTAACGTGAGCGGGTATTGTAACGTGCGCGGGTATTGTAACGTGCGCGGGTATTGTAACGTGCGCGGGTATTGTAACGTGCGCGGGTATTGTAACGTGCGCGGGTATTGTAACGTGCGCGGGTATTGTAACGTGAGCGGGTATTGTAACGTGCGCGGGTATTGTAACGTGCGCGGGTATTgtctactttttgaagtgatttatttgacaatgactggttgtgttcatccTACTTtaaaaaagtaaaacatttttacagTTTAATGACGTCTTTACTATTAGCtataaaaaataaagagagtTGAAACTGATCATCcataacaggaccaagcctgtTGAAGAGCATCCTAGCTGGAGGGCTGCTCTCATCCTATCTAGTCTAAAGTTGTACGctctatatataaactcccagtattTTATTTGGTCAATCACCAacatttcggcatcactgtgccttcttcttGACTATCAGGCCAATAAAAACACTGTGTTTGCACAGGATGTCCCGTACCAGGAAGATACAGTGGAtggcgaaagtattcaccccccttggcatttttcctattttgttgccttacaacctggaattaaaatagatttttggggggtttgtatcatttgaagatgtaaaatatttttcattgtgaaACAGACAAGAAATAAGActaactgaaaacttgagcgtgcataactattcacccccccccccccccccccccccaaaatcaatactttgtagaggcaccttttgcagcaagtacagctgcaagtctcttggggtatgtctctataatcttggcacatctagccactgggatttttgcccattcttcaaggcaaaactgctccagctccttcaagttggtta encodes:
- the syt17 gene encoding synaptotagmin-17, coding for LEPINKGVLARLTDCLLCRWSCRSCLLWCWECCFPPSDEEVEILGPFPAQTPSWLVNECVDEKDTDTGVTHVDAMAILQDSTPTRRRSSSEMSRSTFSLVRQLSSLDARRPSSPLVDVKPIEFWAMGPRKEVIQPLRRHQPPPDDYFRKLEPRLYSLDSSGDDVDSLTDEEILLRYQLGMLHFSTQYDLINGHLGVRVIEARDLPPPLTCDGARQDMAHSNPYVKISLLPDHKNSRQTGVKRKTQNPVFEERFTFDLLFLEAQRRTLLLSLVDFDKFSRHCVIGKVALPLSEVDLVKGGHWWKALVPSSQNEVELGELLLSLNYLPSAGRLNVDIIRAKQLLQTDMCQGSGKLYLLT